Genomic segment of Gilliamella apis:
AATGTGTATACGCTTTTCAGCATTAATTGGCTCATTAATCAATCCAATACGTAATCGGTAAGTACTATTATCATTATCACGACTAGAAAATAGATGTGAACCACAATTACCACAAAAATGACGGTTGACACCTAAGTTAGAAAAAACTTTTATATTTTCTTCCCCTTTGATAAAAGTTAAATCTTCCTTGTTAATGAGTGTGGCAGAATTAAAGGCTGAACCGGTTTGTTTGCGACAACGTGAACAGTGACAAAAAACAATCGCTTTGATATCACTATTTAGTTGATAGACAATTTCACCACATAAGCAGTTACCTGTCATCATGATTAATTTCCTTGTATTATTTATAGTCGTATTATTACCGCATTTTACATGCAAATTTAAAATAAGCTATAGATAGCTAAATGATCAGCATAATTCAACAAAAGCACAAAAATTTGAGGAACGGGGTTTTTAAAGCCTAAATCTAGCCACAATTTCACTGACATTGGTTATAAAACTAAAATCAGCTAGCTCTGAACATAAAAGTTTATTTCTAGCAAATCAGACTGGAATACTTCATCTAAGCGACATTAGCAATGTGCTGACAACTGAGTGAGGTTAGCATGGCAAACAGGGATGTTTGACAAGGCTGTTGTTTGTCAGGAACAAATCACAGCCGGTGCGTTAACAGCGAACGAAGGTGGAAGGCAGTCACATCGTGACCACTTGCGTGGTCGCCGCGAGAGTTGGTAAAGAGGGTTCGCGCAAACCCTCTTTGCTCGAACGTAATCGCCGTATAGAACTAATCACCAAACAACAAAACGTCCGAAACTAAATAAACAAAAAAGTTGAGGAGAGGGTTTTTAAAAGCCTAAATCTAGCCTCAATTTCACTGAAATTGGCTTTAAAACTAAGATCAGTTAGCTCTAAATATAAAAGTTTATTTCTAGCAAATCAGATTGGAGTGCTTCATTTAGCGACATGAGCAATGTGCTGACAACTGAGTGAGGTTAGCATGGCAAACAGGGATGTTTGACAAGGCTGTTGTTTGTCAGGAACAAATCACAGCCGGTGCGTTAACAGCGAACGAAGGTGGAAGGCAGTCACATCGTGACCACTTGCGTGGTCGCCGCGAGAGTTGGTAAAGAGGGTTCGCGCAAACCCTCTTTACTCGGACGTAATCACCGTATAAAACTAGCCACAAAACAGTAAAACGTCCGAAATTCACCGAATAAAAAATTTGAGGAACGAGGTTTTTAAAACAAAAAAATGGCACTAATAATTAGTGCCAATAATCAAATATTACTAAAATTTGCCATTTTTATAGTTTAAAAATGGACTATATTTTAAGCATTAACATTTTTCAACAAAATAGCGCATTATGCGGTTATCAGTAGTTAGTTCTGGGTGGAATGAACATACCAAAATATTATCTTGTTCCGCCATTACACAATGATTATCAACAGAAGTGAGTTGTTTTACTTGTTTACCTGCTTTGGCAATATAGGGGGCACGAATAAATACCGCTGGAATTTGCTGACCGATAGGTGCAATATCTAACAGTGTTTCGAAGCTATTTATTTGTCGCCCAAAGCCATTTCTTTCAACAAGAATATCTATTAATCCTAGTTGTTCAACCTCATTATGACTCGTTTCAGTGCCACAAAGTACTAATCCAGCACAGGTTCCAAAAATACCTTTACCTTGTTTAGCAAACGCTTGGATTGGTTCAAATAAATCATTTTGTCTAATTAAACGACTTATTGCTGTTGATTCTCCTCCCGGAATAATTAAGCCATCAAGTTGACGCAATTGTTCGTTTTTTTTAACTGCAATAGGACTCACAAAATCAATGCTAGCAAGCATGTTTAAATGTTCGGTTACGGCACCTTGTAAATTAAGCACCCCAATGATTTTATTAGCTTTTACGTTGGCAATTGTTGTCATTACCAGCCTCGATCTTGCATTCTTTCTGATTCAGTTAATTTACTGATTTCGATCCCTTTCATTGCTTCACCCAATCCTTTGGATAATTCAGCTAATCTTGGATAATCATCAAAATAAGTTGTTGCTTGAACAATCGCTTTGGCAAATTTTTCTGGATTTTGTGATTTAAAAATACCTGAACCGACAAATACACCATCAGCACCAAGTTGCATCATTAATGCAGCATCAGCTGGCGTGGCCACACCACCGGCAGCAAAGTTAACGACAGGTAATTTACCAAGTTGTTTAATTTGTAATACTAATTCATATGGTGCGCCAATTTCTTTAGCAAATGTCATAAGTTCATCCTTAGATTTGCCAACGACTAAACGAATTTGTTCATTGACACGACGCATGTGTCTAACTGCTTCAACAATGTTGCCTGTTCCTGGCTCACCTTTGGTTCGTAACATAGATGCACCTTCACCAATTCGGCGTAATGCTTCTCCCAAATCTCGAGAGCCACAGACAAAAGGCACAGTGAATTCATCTTTCAATAAGTGATATTGTTCATCGGCAGGAGTCAACACTTCGCTTTCATCAATATAATCCACACCCATTGATTCTAAAATACGTGCTTCAACAATATGGCCAATTCTTGCTTTAGCCATAACAGGAATTGTTACTGCTTTCATTACTTCTTCAACAATGGTCGGATCGGCCATTCTTGCGACGCCACCAGCAGCACGAATATCGGAAGGAACACGCTCTAAAGCCATAACAGCTACGGCACCCGCTTGTTCAGCGATTTTTGCTTGTTCGGCATTGACGACATCCATTATCACGCCGCCTTTTTGCATTTGTGCCATTCCACGTTTTACAGTTTGTGTACCGGTATGTTGTTTCATTGCTACTCCTGATTAATTAATGTTATTTGTCTAATGTCAGGACTATTATTCAAAATTAAATCACTGCAATAAACAGCCAATTGGACTATAATTAACCCATCCAATTTTGCTTTTAAGGTAATAAGTTCTAGAAAACTTAAAAAATAAAAGATGTGGAATAAACAAAAATTGAGCCTTTTTAATGGCGCATTATTTAAAAAAGTCACGCAATTGATTGAGAACTATATCGAACAAGGAGTATTAATAGCCGGTGAACGATTACCATCTGAGCGTAATTTAGCCAAAGATCTACAAGTTAACCGTTCAACTATTGTGCATGCGCTAGATAGTTTGACTGAACGAGGTATATTAGTGCGAAAGCAGGGCTGTGGGACTTTTGTTAATGAACAAAAGTGGGGGCTGCAAGCTTATTCGACTATTAATTGGCGATTGCCAGCCAATTTTTATCATCATCGTCAAAATGTATATCACCAAAAAGTGACACAGGTTCGTCAGCAAATGGATCATATTTGTGATTTAGCTAATGGTGACTTGCCCACTAATATGATCCCAAAATTAATATTACCCAATATTACTTCCCATGAAATGGTTGCTTACGAAAAGAAAAGCGACATGTTGCAATTAGGGCTTCCTTCGCTTAAGCAGCAAATTGCGCATTATATGAAGAAACAATTTGCTATGGTGGTTGATACCGAACAAATTCTTATTACCTCAGGCACTCAACAATCTCTTTTTTTGATTACCCAAGGATTATTAAAACCTGGCGATGCGATAGGTATTGAATCACCATCATATTTTTATTCATTACCATTATTTCAAGCTGCAGGATTGCGTTTATACGGTATTGAATGTGATGAAGAGGGTATTACTTTAGAGAGTTTACAAAAAGTTACCTTAGAGCGACAAATAAAATGGTTATTTCTAAATCCTATCTTTCAAAATCCAATTGGTTGTGTGATGAGTAATCAGCGCAAGAAGCAGGTACTGGCATTTTGTCGAAAACAATGTATTGGTATTGTTGAAGATGATGCCTATAGTGGATTAGCTTTTGATGAAAAGACCAATATTTTACCGATTAAAAAATTTGATGTAAGTAATCAAGTGGTCTATTTAGGATCTTTATCCAAATATATCGGCCGTAATATACGTATTGGTTGGATGATAGCACCAAGTGAAATTATCGAAAAATTAGCCAATATCCGGCATCATATTGACTCTGGCTTAAGTATTTTACCGCAACTATTAGCTGAGGAATATTTAAGTCACCATTATCAAACACATCAAAAATGGCTCCGCCAACAATTGCAGAATAAAGCTAATCAATTAATGGATTGGCTTGATGATTATTTTAATGGTGATGTTATTTACCGAGTCCCAACCGGAGGTTTTCATTTATATGCTCATTTACCAGTTAATAATGCTGCACAAGAACTGACAATATTAAATCAATTGTTGTCAAAACATATTATTGTTTCGCAAGGTACTGACTTTGGCGATAAGGTGGGTTCTATCCGATTAAGTTATGGACATTTTGAAAAAAATTTGCTTTGATCACACATACTAAAATCTGCGTTAAATTATTGATTATGGAAAGTTCTAAAACCGCATTATTATCTACCAATAAATTATTGCTTATTGCCGGCACTGGCTGGCTTTTTGATGCAATGGATGTTGGATTATTATCTTTTATATTAGCTGCTTTAAAGCAAGATTGGGGATTAACACCATCACAACTTGGTTGGATTGGTAGTGTTAATTCAATTGGTATGGCTGTTGGTGCCTTTTTATTTGGTATTTATGCTGATAAAAAAGGTCGCAAATCAGCTTTTCTATTCACTTTATTAATGTTTAGTATTGCCAGTGGCTTAAGTGCTTTTGCTTGGGGATTAGGTAGTTTATTAGTTTTACGATTCTTCATTGGTATGGGGCTAGGTGGTGAATTACCTGTTGCATCGACGCTAGTTAGTGAAAGTGTTGAGCCTGAAGTACGTGGGCGCATTGTGGTGAAAGCTTTTGGGCTGTAGGTTGGATTTTAGCTGCGCTAATTGCTTATTTTCTAATTCCTCTGCCTGCAGTTGGTTGGCGTGGCGCAATGATATTATGTGCAATACCGGCTTTTTACGCGCTTTACTTACGCTTTAATTTACCAGACTCACAATCGTATCAACATCAAAATAGCCATGCTCAAACAGAGCCAGTTATCAAAAAAATACAATCACTATTATCAAACTCATTCCGACGTCAAACGATAATGTTATGGATAGTATGGTTTTGTGTAGTATTTTCATACTATGGCATGTTCTTATGGTTACCAAGCGTAATGATGCTTAAAGGCTTTGATATGGTAAAAAGCTTTGGTTATATTCTCATGATGACCTTAGCCCAATTACCCGGCTATTTCACAGTTGCGTGGTTGATTGAACGAGTAGGGCGTAAATGGGTATTAATAGCATATTTATTGGGTACTTTAATCAGTGCTTATTTATTTGATATTGCTGACTCAATTAACCAATTGCTTATCAGTGGAGCATTATTATCATTTTTCAATTTAGGAGCATGGGGAGCAATGTATGCTTATACACCAGAACAATATAGCACCAATATTCGTGCTACCGGTGCTGGTATGGCTGCATCTATTGGTCGAATTGGTGGCATATTAGGTCCATTAATGGTTGGATTCTTAATGGCTAACCAAGTTGGTGTAAGCATGATATTTGCGCTATTTAGTTTATCAATTCTGGTTGCTATTTTAGCAATATTATTGCTTGGCAAAGAGACCAAACAAACTCGTCTTTTATAACTAATTAACCACCTTAGTTGTTTTAGTTGCGGACGTTTTATTATATTATGACTAGTTCTGTATGGCGATTACGTCCGAGCAAAGAGGGTTTGCGCAAACCCTCTTTACCAACTACAGCCAGTCTTGTCAATGTTGGCGATAATGAAGTTGTTGAAGTAAATCATAATGAAAATAGGAAACACATTGGATAATTCTACATCTAAAATTGAAATAAAAGCATACTCTTCACTCTATGCCATTGAAATATG
This window contains:
- the pdxS gene encoding pyridoxal 5'-phosphate synthase lyase subunit PdxS; the encoded protein is MKQHTGTQTVKRGMAQMQKGGVIMDVVNAEQAKIAEQAGAVAVMALERVPSDIRAAGGVARMADPTIVEEVMKAVTIPVMAKARIGHIVEARILESMGVDYIDESEVLTPADEQYHLLKDEFTVPFVCGSRDLGEALRRIGEGASMLRTKGEPGTGNIVEAVRHMRRVNEQIRLVVGKSKDELMTFAKEIGAPYELVLQIKQLGKLPVVNFAAGGVATPADAALMMQLGADGVFVGSGIFKSQNPEKFAKAIVQATTYFDDYPRLAELSKGLGEAMKGIEISKLTESERMQDRGW
- a CDS encoding aminotransferase-like domain-containing protein, with the translated sequence MWNKQKLSLFNGALFKKVTQLIENYIEQGVLIAGERLPSERNLAKDLQVNRSTIVHALDSLTERGILVRKQGCGTFVNEQKWGLQAYSTINWRLPANFYHHRQNVYHQKVTQVRQQMDHICDLANGDLPTNMIPKLILPNITSHEMVAYEKKSDMLQLGLPSLKQQIAHYMKKQFAMVVDTEQILITSGTQQSLFLITQGLLKPGDAIGIESPSYFYSLPLFQAAGLRLYGIECDEEGITLESLQKVTLERQIKWLFLNPIFQNPIGCVMSNQRKKQVLAFCRKQCIGIVEDDAYSGLAFDEKTNILPIKKFDVSNQVVYLGSLSKYIGRNIRIGWMIAPSEIIEKLANIRHHIDSGLSILPQLLAEEYLSHHYQTHQKWLRQQLQNKANQLMDWLDDYFNGDVIYRVPTGGFHLYAHLPVNNAAQELTILNQLLSKHIIVSQGTDFGDKVGSIRLSYGHFEKNLL
- the pdxT gene encoding pyridoxal 5'-phosphate synthase glutaminase subunit PdxT — protein: MTTIANVKANKIIGVLNLQGAVTEHLNMLASIDFVSPIAVKKNEQLRQLDGLIIPGGESTAISRLIRQNDLFEPIQAFAKQGKGIFGTCAGLVLCGTETSHNEVEQLGLIDILVERNGFGRQINSFETLLDIAPIGQQIPAVFIRAPYIAKAGKQVKQLTSVDNHCVMAEQDNILVCSFHPELTTDNRIMRYFVEKC
- a CDS encoding GFA family protein, coding for MMTGNCLCGEIVYQLNSDIKAIVFCHCSRCRKQTGSAFNSATLINKEDLTFIKGEENIKVFSNLGVNRHFCGNCGSHLFSSRDNDNSTYRLRIGLINEPINAEKRIHIYMGSKANWDTICDGDTEYEENIPSKL